The Halichondria panicea chromosome 14, odHalPani1.1, whole genome shotgun sequence genome contains a region encoding:
- the LOC135347954 gene encoding short-chain collagen C4-like, whose translation MGSEKEDFFGIDESNVTFSGKSSTSVVCAKCVRWALVFIPTLISVLCLVAIIVFGVVYYRIAEDRIAFLEKGMSELRVQFNSSESALLSFQELLSNDDQQLTQTIVDVQNLESRITENQNKLTDQISSSQRTTYVRWGNSSCPDMNGTTLVYSGYVGGNSFMLQGGGSNHLCMPTDPEYTLPFEAGVQGASLMYGAEYESVFLGTVNENVPCAVCSVSTRAEVIMIPAKTSCPTDWSREYIGYLMSEGTANYRTMYICVDAGMESIPGSSGHMEASDLWHTEASCASLPCPPYDSEKELECVVCSK comes from the coding sequence ATGGGTTCTGAAAAGGAAGACTTTTTTGGAATCGACGAATCAAATGTTACTTTTAGTGGCAAGTCAAGCACGTCTGTTGTGTGTGCAAAGTGTGTACGATGGGCATTGGTGTTTATACCTACACTGATTTCTGTGCTGTGTCTCGTAGCTATCATTGTATTTGGGGTGGTTTATTACAGAATTGCTGAAGATCGCATTGCTTTTCTTGAAAAAGGAATGTCCGAATTAAGAGTGCAGTTTAACAGTAGTGAGTCTGCCCTACTCTCATTTCAGGAGCTGTTATCGAATGATGATCAACAGCTAACTCAAACGATAGTTGACGTTCAGAACCTTGAATCACGGATTACCGAAAATCAGAACAAACTCACTGATCAGATTTCTAGTAGTCAGCGTACAACATATGTTCGATGGGGAAACAGTTCATGCCCTGATATGAATGGAACTACTCTAGTTTACAGTGGCTATGTTGGTGGCAATAGTTTCATGCTACAAGGTGGTGGCTCCAACCATCTGTGTATGCCTACTGATCCAGAGTACACGCTCCCATTTGAGGCTGGCGTCCAGGGAGCTAGTTTGATGTATGGAGCTGAATACGAATCTGTATTTCTCGGCACTGTTAACGAAAATGTGCCCTGTGCTGTTTGCTCAGTATCTACACGTGCTGAAGTCATCATGATTCCTGCTAAGACATCTTGCCCTACCGACTGGTCTAGAGAATACATTGGCTATCTTATGTCTGAAGGAACTGCAAATTATCGCACGATGTACATCTGTGTCGATGCAGGTATGGAATCTATTCCTGGCTCTTCTGGTCATATGGAGGCCTCTGACTTATGGCACACTGAAGCTAGCTGCGCCAGTTTGCCTTGTCCCCCCTACGATAGTGAAAAGGAACTGGAGTGTGTAGTATGCTCAAAATGA
- the LOC135347943 gene encoding uncharacterized protein LOC135347943 codes for MDVSDKEQIFGIDETNVTFNSKFNGKSKSRCSKCCQCLVMLLAVFIALLCVAAVVVFGVLYYRLVITESVGDLAERVAELEAQLNKTQSMLISSVEAQMSSAAKLDAQINKTQSMLSSVQEQMSTTVPTVIQEQIDETRADFVQGMSDISDRVSTSQRATYVRWGSGSCPDVNGTTLVYSGYTGGNWFGNQGGASNHLCMPTDPEYTLPFEAGIQGASNINGAEYESVFLGTANRNAVCAVCSVSTRAEVIMIPAKTSCPADWTNEYIGYIMSERTTNYRTMYICVDTSMGFVPNSFDHMDSTDLWNTEANCASLPCPPYNDEQELGCVVCSK; via the coding sequence ATGGATGTGTCTGACAAAGAACAAATTTTTGGAATTGACGAGACAAATGTGACTTTCAACAGTAAATTCAACGGTAAATCCAAGAGCCGCTGTTCAAAGTGTTGCCAATGTCTTGTGATGCTTCTGGCTGTTTTCATTGCCCTGTTATGTGTAGCTGCTGTGGTTGTTTTTGGAGTGCTCTATTACCGACTGGTTATTACTGAAAGTGTGGGAGATCTTGCGGAAAGAGTTGCTGAATTGGAAGCTCAACTCAATAAGACTCAATCCATGTTAATATCTTCTGTTGAGGCACAGATGTCAAGTGCTGCTAAATTGGATGCTCAAATCAACAAGACCCAGTCCATGTTATCTTCTGTTCAGGAACAGATGTCAACTACTGTACCAACTGTGATTCAAGAACAGATCGATGAAACACGAGCTGACTTTGTACAGGGTATGAGTGACATCTCTGATCGAGTATCCACAAGTCAGCGTGCGACATACGTTCGTTGGGGAAGCGGTTCGTGCCCAGATGTGAATGGAACTACCCTAGTTTACAGTGGCTATACTGGTGGTAATTGGTTTGGGAATCAAGGTGGTGCCTCCAACCATCTCTGTATGCCTACTGATCCGGAATACACGCTCCCATTTGAGGCTGGCATCCAGGGAGCTAGTAACATAAATGGTGCTGAATACGAATCTGTGTTTCTCGGTACTGCCAACCGGAATGCTGTGTGTGCTGTTTGCTCAGTGTCTACACGTGCTGAAGTCATTATGATTCCTGCAAAAACATCTTGCCCTGCCGATTGGACAAATGAGTACATTGGCTATATCATGTCTGAAAGAACTACCAATTATCGCACGATGTATATCTGTGTCGATACGAGTATGGGTTTTGTTCCTAACTCTTTTGATCATATGGATTCTACTGACTTGTGGAACACCGAAGCCAACTGTGCCAGTTTGCCTTGTCCTCCCTACAATGATGAACAGGAACTAGGGTGTGTAGTGTGCTCAAAGTAG